A single window of Thermodesulfobacteriota bacterium DNA harbors:
- a CDS encoding SLBB domain-containing protein, which yields MTYQQLRQQAIEFRRKTMEAEEPRIYIGCATCGISVGALEVKETFEEELSKHHLPAKIITVGCLGICFAEPLVYIAKPGNPTICYRNLKPEEVSRIVYRYFLEDDPCLDLALGTLEEKEDGTPYIPELEKFEREERIILRYAGYIDPQEIRDYLALGGYEALDKALDMTPEAIINEVKRSGLRGLGGAGFPTGIKWEECFKAEGEPKYIVCNGDEGDPGAFMDRVVLESSPHQVIEGMAIAGYAVGAHQGYIYIRSEYPLAIERVRLALSQAKQYRLLGKDILGKGFDFDLKVFPGAGAFVCGESTALMYSIEGKRPMPRVRPPHSVKRGLFQKPTLLNNVKTFSCIPPILLKGADWFSRIGTLRSKGTTVFALAGKIKESGLAEVKMGTTLKEVIYQIGGGIKEDRPLKAIQVGGPSGGCIPAQFIETPVDFDSLKFLGSMMGSGGLIVMDEETCMVDMAKYFLAFTQNESCGKCSFCRIGTKHLLLLLEEITKGEGTLEHLELLKELSEEVREGSLCGLGQTAPNPILTALRYFEKEFTAHVLEKRCPALVCRDLISYLIVYDRCQRSCEHCVLKCPAEAIHPDAKNIKIIDQTKCVKCGICLEVCPKEYSAVLKVSPRIATVQPQAFLDVKGAPGLSSG from the coding sequence ATGACCTACCAGCAGCTCAGACAGCAGGCAATCGAATTTCGCCGGAAGACGATGGAGGCGGAAGAGCCCCGGATCTACATCGGTTGTGCAACCTGCGGGATATCGGTCGGGGCCCTGGAGGTGAAGGAGACCTTTGAGGAAGAACTCTCCAAACACCACCTGCCCGCAAAGATCATCACGGTCGGTTGCCTCGGAATCTGCTTTGCGGAACCCCTCGTCTACATCGCCAAGCCGGGCAATCCAACGATCTGCTACCGCAATCTGAAACCCGAGGAGGTCTCCCGGATCGTCTACCGCTATTTTCTGGAGGATGACCCCTGTCTGGACCTGGCCCTCGGGACCCTCGAGGAGAAAGAAGACGGAACCCCCTACATCCCGGAGCTTGAGAAGTTCGAGAGGGAGGAAAGGATCATCCTCCGTTATGCCGGTTATATCGATCCTCAGGAGATCCGGGACTACCTCGCCCTGGGAGGATATGAGGCCCTCGATAAGGCCCTCGACATGACCCCGGAGGCAATCATCAACGAAGTGAAGCGTTCTGGCTTGAGGGGCCTCGGGGGCGCCGGTTTTCCGACGGGGATCAAGTGGGAGGAATGTTTCAAGGCCGAGGGCGAGCCCAAATATATCGTATGTAACGGAGACGAAGGCGATCCCGGAGCCTTCATGGACCGGGTCGTCCTCGAGAGCTCCCCCCATCAGGTGATCGAGGGGATGGCCATTGCCGGCTATGCGGTGGGGGCCCATCAAGGCTATATCTACATCCGTTCCGAATATCCCCTTGCCATCGAGAGGGTCCGTCTCGCCCTCTCTCAGGCCAAACAATACCGTCTCCTCGGCAAGGACATCCTGGGCAAAGGCTTCGATTTCGACCTCAAGGTCTTTCCGGGTGCCGGGGCCTTCGTCTGCGGAGAATCGACCGCCCTCATGTATTCCATCGAGGGGAAGAGGCCCATGCCGAGGGTGAGACCCCCTCACTCCGTGAAAAGGGGACTCTTCCAAAAACCGACCCTCCTCAACAATGTGAAGACCTTCTCCTGCATCCCCCCCATCCTTCTCAAAGGGGCTGACTGGTTTTCAAGGATCGGAACCCTCCGTTCGAAAGGGACCACGGTCTTCGCCCTTGCAGGAAAGATCAAGGAATCGGGATTGGCCGAGGTGAAGATGGGGACGACCCTAAAGGAGGTGATTTATCAAATCGGAGGAGGGATCAAAGAGGACAGACCTTTGAAGGCCATCCAGGTGGGAGGTCCCTCGGGAGGTTGTATCCCCGCCCAGTTCATCGAAACGCCGGTAGACTTCGACTCGTTGAAGTTCCTGGGCTCGATGATGGGTTCGGGGGGGCTGATCGTCATGGACGAGGAGACCTGCATGGTCGATATGGCCAAATACTTCCTCGCCTTCACCCAGAACGAGTCCTGCGGGAAGTGCTCCTTCTGCCGGATTGGGACCAAGCACCTCCTCCTCCTCCTCGAAGAGATCACCAAGGGAGAAGGGACGCTGGAACACCTTGAGCTTCTCAAAGAACTTTCCGAGGAGGTCCGGGAAGGTTCCCTCTGCGGCCTGGGCCAGACCGCCCCCAATCCCATCCTCACGGCCCTGAGGTATTTCGAAAAGGAGTTTACGGCCCACGTCCTCGAGAAACGATGCCCGGCCCTGGTCTGTCGGGACCTGATCTCTTATCTCATCGTCTACGACCGATGCCAGAGAAGCTGTGAGCACTGCGTCTTGAAGTGTCCGGCCGAGGCGATCCATCCCGATGCAAAGAACATCAAGATCATCGACCAAACGAAATGCGTGAAGTGCGGCATCTGTCTGGAGGTCTGTCCGAAGGAATACAGCGCCGTCCTCAAGGTCTCGCCGAGAATCGCAACGGTTCAACCCCAGGCCTTCCTTGACGTAAAAGGAGCGCCTGGGCTTTCTTCGGGATAA
- the nuoE gene encoding NADH-quinone oxidoreductase subunit NuoE: protein MEEPKQIEEILRRFEPERENLLPVLQEIQETVGYLSRGAMEQVAHYFRLPPSEVFSLVTFYNQFRRKPPGRHPIHVCLGTACYLMGGSLILDAFSRELHIPKGETTEDGTFSLDATACFGCCNVAPVVKINDQIFSRMTTGKVEEVLINLRDRDREKAS from the coding sequence ATGGAAGAGCCAAAGCAAATAGAAGAGATCCTTCGGAGGTTCGAGCCGGAGAGAGAGAATCTTCTCCCAGTGCTTCAAGAGATTCAGGAAACAGTGGGTTACCTTTCAAGGGGGGCGATGGAACAGGTCGCCCATTACTTCCGTCTCCCCCCTTCGGAAGTCTTCAGCCTTGTCACCTTCTATAACCAGTTCAGAAGAAAGCCCCCAGGCCGCCACCCCATTCATGTCTGCCTCGGAACGGCATGCTATCTCATGGGAGGAAGCCTCATCCTCGACGCCTTTTCGAGAGAGCTCCACATCCCCAAAGGGGAAACGACCGAAGATGGAACATTCAGCCTCGACGCCACCGCCTGCTTCGGCTGTTGCAATGTGGCCCCCGTGGTCAAAATCAACGATCAGATCTTCTCGCGCATGACTACCGGCAAGGTGGAGGAGGTCCTGATCAACCTGAGGGACCGAGACCGCGAGAAGGCCTCGTAA
- the acsC gene encoding acetyl-CoA decarbonylase/synthase complex subunit gamma, with amino-acid sequence MALKASDIQKKLPEGGKKNCKECGFPTCFAFAMKLASAAVTVDKCPYLPDEVKKELEEALAPPIRLVTIGKGENALSIGEEEVLYRHEKTFYRPTGIGLLLSDQEDDASLTAKIDKLKTYQFDRVGQKLKANLYAIKYSGNSEKYLNLVQKVAKEGYPVVLLCDDLELLFKARDLIADQNPLLYPITKENLEAALPRLKAKPSPIGVKAEGIEALVPITQRLKEEGILDIVLDPSPQSLREMIRDYTLIRRAALKKTFRPLGYPILSLPCLMTKDKMEETLIASAGVIKYAGIVVLSDFTKETLYPLLVLRQNIFTDPRVPLAVEQKVYEIGAVTEESPVLLTTNFALTYFAVASEIENSKVPAYLCVKDTEGLCVLAAWSTGKFSGDTAGPFLKKTGIGEKVKHKRVIIPGLAARIKGELEEELQGWEVIVGPREASDLPAYLPQMIEKWKSQSK; translated from the coding sequence CATGAAACTGGCCTCGGCCGCGGTCACGGTCGATAAGTGTCCCTATCTTCCCGATGAGGTGAAGAAGGAGCTGGAGGAGGCCCTGGCCCCGCCCATCCGGCTGGTCACCATCGGGAAAGGAGAAAATGCGCTGAGCATCGGGGAAGAAGAGGTCCTCTATCGACACGAAAAGACCTTCTACAGGCCGACCGGCATCGGTCTTCTCCTCTCCGATCAGGAAGACGACGCCTCCCTCACTGCGAAAATCGATAAACTGAAAACCTACCAGTTTGATCGCGTCGGCCAGAAGTTGAAGGCCAATCTCTACGCAATAAAATATTCCGGCAATTCGGAAAAATATCTGAACCTCGTTCAGAAAGTGGCCAAGGAAGGTTATCCTGTGGTTCTCCTCTGCGATGATCTCGAGCTCCTCTTCAAAGCAAGAGACCTCATCGCAGACCAAAATCCCCTCCTCTATCCGATCACGAAGGAGAACCTCGAGGCCGCCCTTCCCAGATTGAAGGCCAAGCCCTCACCTATCGGCGTGAAGGCGGAGGGCATCGAAGCCCTCGTTCCGATCACCCAACGGTTGAAGGAGGAAGGAATTCTGGACATCGTCCTTGACCCCTCTCCCCAATCGCTCAGGGAGATGATCAGGGATTACACCTTGATCCGCAGGGCCGCCTTGAAAAAGACGTTCCGTCCTTTGGGGTACCCCATCCTCTCCCTGCCCTGCCTGATGACCAAGGATAAGATGGAGGAGACCCTGATCGCCTCGGCCGGCGTGATCAAGTATGCGGGCATCGTCGTCCTCTCCGATTTTACCAAAGAGACGCTCTATCCACTGCTCGTGTTGAGGCAGAATATCTTCACCGACCCGAGGGTCCCCCTCGCCGTGGAGCAAAAAGTCTACGAAATCGGAGCGGTCACCGAGGAATCTCCGGTCCTGCTCACGACCAACTTCGCCTTGACCTACTTTGCCGTGGCCAGCGAAATCGAAAATAGCAAGGTCCCAGCCTATCTTTGCGTGAAGGATACCGAAGGGCTGTGCGTCCTGGCCGCCTGGTCCACCGGAAAATTCAGCGGCGATACGGCCGGCCCCTTCCTCAAGAAGACCGGGATTGGCGAAAAGGTGAAACACAAACGGGTGATCATTCCCGGGTTGGCCGCTCGCATCAAAGGGGAGCTCGAAGAGGAACTCCAGGGATGGGAAGTCATCGTCGGTCCCCGGGAGGCCAGCGACCTTCCCGCTTATCTCCCCCAGATGATCGAGAAATGGAAGAGCCAAAGCAAATAG